In Cryptomeria japonica chromosome 10, Sugi_1.0, whole genome shotgun sequence, a genomic segment contains:
- the LOC131036053 gene encoding ETHYLENE INSENSITIVE 3-like 1 protein, whose translation MGFYEEMGYSENFDYLTLPPEGDSMCENVCENACENEGEVMHDEDLSEDEIDVDELEKRMWKDRIRLRRIKEQHKGKEQTDTAKQRQSQEQARRKKMSRAQDGILKYMLKMMEVCKAQGFVYGIIPEKGKPVSGASDNLRAWWKEKVRFDRNGPAAIAKYQAEHALPGSNEDSMIVAPTPHTLQELQDTTLGSLLSALMQHCDPPQRRFPLEKGISPPWWPTGNEDWWPQVGLPKGQGPPPYKKPHDLKKAWKVGVLTAVIKHMSPDIAKIRKLVRQSKCLQDKMTAKESATWLAVVNQEEALARQQNPNACPPTSMSLSANAGALTFSSSSEYDVEGFEEDPNTIFSNDDVQDRKPHDFDLFSSEVQECKPLDFELFNAGISKERVPSSLQIVDNVDMIRKRKLPEESPMEDQKIYTCPYEQCPHHPRQFGFLDQSSRNSHQAICAYRTDFQSIGYQRSEPQANNNLFCMRMGQPNHLQVQGKGNNFPARMDGQAAPNATVSLGQPNQLQAQGKGGAFATRMDGQATPNATVNLGPGSTACLAAPANSQQPINELLALYDSGLHQNKTSTLGSLPIMNNPSQREVNMHRAPQGRELLRMTTDENFFGQGVLPCNSGTDASLNMQQLMKEGLNLDQSRVFDQGFVHQAQEMNEDFKFGSPYNIAIDYGDSFPRVPEAVPKYENPIWYFGA comes from the coding sequence ATGGGGTTTTATGAAGAAATGGGTTATTCAGAAAACTTTGATtatctaactcttcctccagaaGGAGATTCAATGTGCGAAAATGTCTGTGAAAATGCATGTGAGAATGAAGGGGAGGTTATGCATGATGAAGACCTCagtgaggatgaaattgatgtGGATGAGCTTGAGAAGAGGATGTGGAAGGATCGCATCAGGCTCAGGCGCATTAAAGAGCAACACAAGGGAAAAGAGCAAACTGACACAGCAAAACAGAGACAGTCACAAGAGCAAGCTCGTAGGAAAAAGATGTCTCGAGCACAGGATGGTATATTGAAGTACATGCTTAAAATGATGGAGGTTTGCAAAGCACAAGGATTTGTATATGGGATTATTCCTGAAAAGGGGAAGCCTGTGAGTGGAGCCTCTGATAATCTTAGAGCATGGTGGAAGGAGAAGGTGAGATTTGATAGGAATGGCCCTGCTGCCATAGCTAAATATCAAGCAGAACATGCATTACCTGGTTCAAATGAGGATAGTATGATTGTGGCTCCTACTCCTCATACTCTCCAAGAGCTTCAAGATACTACTTTGGGTTCTCTTCTTTCTGCTCTCATGCAGCACTGTGATCCTCCTCAACGGAGATTTCCCTTGGAAAAGGGTATTTCTCCTCCTTGGTGGCCAACTGGTAATGAGGATTGGTGGCCTCAAGTGGGCTTGCCAAAAGGACAAGGGCCTCCACCTTACAAAAAGCCGCATGACCTGAAAAAGGCTTGGAAGGTAGGGGTTCTTACTGCTGTTATCAAACACATGTCTCCTGACATAGCAAAGATTCGTAAGCTGGTTAGGCAGTCAAAGTGTTTGCAAGATAAGATGACAGCTAAAGAGAGTGCAACTTGGCTGGCTGTTGTTAACCAAGAGGAAGCACTGGCTCGCCAGCAGAACCCAAATGCATGCCCACCGACGAGCATGTCACTGAGTGCAAATGCCGGAGCTCTGACATTCAGCAGTAGCAGTGAGTATGATGTTGAAGGTTTCGAGGAAGATCCCAACACcattttttcaaatgatgatgTTCAGGATCGCAAGCCACATGACTTTGATCTCTTCAGTTCTGAGGTACAGGAGTGCAAACCGCTTGACTTTGAGCTCTTTAATGCTGGTATTTCAAAGGAGAGGGTTCCTTCATCTCTTCAGATTGTAGATAATGTTGACATGATCCGAAAGAGGAAGTTGCCTGAGGAGTCTCCAATGGAAGATCAAAAGATTTATACATGCCCATATGAGCAGTGCCCACATCATCCGAGGCAATTCGGATTTTTGGATCAGAGTTCAAGAAATAGCCATCAGGCTATTTGCGCTTACAGAACAGATTTCCAAAGCATTGGATATCAGAGATCAGAACCTCAAGCTAATAACAATTTATTCTGTATGCGCATGGGGCAACCTAACCATCTTCAAGTTCAAGGTAAGGGAAATAATTTTCCAGCTAGGATGGATGGACAGGCAGCACCCAATGCTACTGTTTCCTTGGGGCAACCTAACCAGCTCCAAGCTCAAGGAAAGGGAGGTGCCTTTGCAACTAGAATGGATGGACAGGCAACACCAAATGCAACTGTGAATCTTGGTCCCGGAAGCACCGCATGTTTAGCAGCACCAGCAAATAGTCAGCAGCCGATCAATGAGCTCCTTGCCCTATATGATAGCGGTCTGCATCAGAATAAGACATCAACACTCGGAAGTCTTCCTATCATGAACAATCCCAGTCAACGGGAAGTGAACATGCACCGAGCTCCTCAGGGAAGGGAACTTTTAAGAATGACAACAGATGAAAACTTTTTTGGACAAGGGGTTTTGCCCTGCAACAGTGGTACAGATGCCAGTTTAAATATGCAGCAATTAATGAAGGAAGGTTTAAACCTTGATCAAAGCAGGGTCTTTGATCAAGGTTTTGTGCATCAAGCCCAGGAGATGAACGAGGACTTCAAATTTGGGTCCCCATATAATATTGCAATTGACTATGGAGATTCATTTCCAAGAGTCCCAGAAGCAGTTCCCAAATATGAGAACCCAATTTGGTATTTTGGAGCATAA